From Amycolatopsis sp. YIM 10, the proteins below share one genomic window:
- the tyrS gene encoding tyrosine--tRNA ligase has translation MSEHILDELSWRGLIAQSTDVDALRRDLDQGPLTLYCGFDPTAPSLHAGNLVPLLMLSRFQRAGHRPIVLAGGATGMIGDPRDTGERTLNTLDVVGEWAGRIRGQLERFVDFDDSPTGAVVANNLDWTGPQSVLEFLRDVGKHFPVNTMLNRETVKRRLETDGMSYTEFSYLLLQSQDYLHLHREYGCKLQVGGSDQWGNLVGGVDLIRRVEGRSVHALTAPLVTDAEGRKFGKSTGGGNLWLDPEMTSPYAWFQYFVNVGDADVIRYLRMFTFLTAEEIAALAEDTEQRPHLRAAQKRLAEEFTTLVHGAGQTRQVVAASQALFGRGELAELEASTLDAAMAEVPSGEVKLSDEPTIVELLLAGGLVDSKGAARRTVKEGGAYVNNTKVTDEEWKPAAGDLLHGRWLVVRRGKRNIAGVAAAH, from the coding sequence GTGAGTGAGCACATCCTTGACGAACTGTCCTGGCGCGGCCTGATCGCGCAGTCCACCGACGTCGACGCCCTGCGCCGAGACCTGGACCAGGGACCGCTCACGCTCTATTGCGGCTTCGACCCGACCGCGCCCAGCCTGCACGCCGGCAACCTGGTCCCGCTGCTGATGCTGAGCCGGTTCCAGCGCGCCGGGCACCGGCCGATCGTGCTGGCCGGCGGCGCGACCGGGATGATCGGTGATCCGCGCGACACCGGTGAGCGCACGCTGAACACGCTCGACGTGGTCGGCGAGTGGGCGGGCCGGATCCGCGGTCAGCTCGAGCGGTTCGTGGACTTCGACGACTCGCCGACCGGCGCGGTGGTGGCCAACAACCTGGACTGGACCGGGCCGCAGTCGGTGCTGGAGTTCCTGCGTGACGTCGGCAAGCACTTCCCGGTCAACACCATGCTGAACCGGGAGACGGTGAAGCGGCGGCTGGAGACCGACGGCATGTCCTACACCGAGTTCAGCTACTTGCTGCTGCAGTCGCAGGACTACCTGCACCTCCACCGCGAGTACGGCTGCAAGCTGCAGGTCGGCGGCTCGGACCAGTGGGGCAACCTGGTCGGCGGGGTGGACCTGATCCGGCGCGTCGAGGGCAGGAGCGTGCACGCGCTGACCGCGCCGCTGGTGACCGACGCCGAGGGCCGCAAGTTCGGCAAGTCCACCGGCGGCGGCAACCTGTGGCTGGACCCGGAGATGACCTCGCCGTACGCGTGGTTCCAGTACTTCGTCAACGTCGGTGACGCCGACGTGATCCGGTACCTGCGGATGTTCACCTTCCTGACCGCCGAGGAGATCGCGGCGCTGGCCGAGGACACCGAGCAACGGCCACACCTGCGTGCCGCGCAGAAGCGGCTGGCGGAGGAGTTCACCACGCTGGTGCACGGCGCCGGGCAGACCCGGCAGGTCGTCGCGGCCAGCCAGGCGCTGTTCGGCCGGGGTGAGCTGGCCGAGCTGGAGGCGTCCACGCTGGACGCCGCGATGGCCGAGGTGCCCAGCGGCGAGGTGAAGCTGTCCGACGAGCCGACCATCGTCGAGCTGCTGCTGGCCGGCGGGCTGGTGGACAGCAAGGGCGCCGCGCGCCGCACGGTGAAGGAGGGCGGCGCGTACGTGAACAACACGAAGGTCACCGACGAGGAGTGGAAGCCCGCGGCGGGCGATCTGCTGCACGGCCGGTGGCTCGTCGTGCGCCGGGGCAAGCGCAACATCGCGGGCGTCGCCGCCGCGCACTGA
- a CDS encoding VOC family protein: MLDHLVYATPELDRTVEELAGRGIALSPGGPHPGLGTRNHLAALGGSAFLEVIGPDPEQPDPATPRPFGVDELTAPRLVTWAIQVPDLDTALDRARALGHEPGDAVPMSRRRPDGVLLAWRLAFPPDNEGGLVPFVIGWGDTPHPSRTAAPGTSLLSLRGEHPDPQRLGRVLAALGAELEVTEAAEPALVAELATASGTVVLR; encoded by the coding sequence GTGCTGGATCACCTGGTCTACGCGACACCGGAGCTGGACCGGACGGTCGAGGAACTGGCCGGACGGGGAATCGCGCTGAGCCCCGGCGGGCCGCACCCCGGTCTCGGCACGCGCAACCACCTCGCGGCGCTGGGCGGGAGCGCGTTCCTGGAGGTCATCGGCCCGGATCCGGAGCAACCCGATCCGGCGACACCGCGCCCGTTCGGCGTCGACGAACTCACCGCACCCCGGCTGGTGACCTGGGCGATCCAGGTCCCGGACCTCGACACGGCGCTCGACCGCGCCCGCGCACTCGGGCACGAGCCGGGCGACGCCGTCCCGATGTCGCGCCGCCGCCCCGACGGGGTGCTGCTGGCGTGGCGGCTCGCGTTCCCACCGGACAACGAGGGCGGACTGGTCCCGTTCGTGATCGGCTGGGGTGACACACCGCATCCGTCGCGCACGGCCGCACCCGGCACCAGCCTGCTGTCGTTGCGCGGGGAGCACCCCGACCCGCAGCGCCTCGGCCGGGTGCTCGCCGCGCTGGGCGCGGAACTCGAGGTGACCGAGGCCGCCGAGCCCGCGCTGGTCGCCGAACTGGCCACCGCGTCGGGAACGGTGGTGCTGCGGTGA
- a CDS encoding DNA-3-methyladenine glycosylase, with protein MTDRLVTADELAIDPVVAAPFLLGCELEAEGPDGTVRVRLVEVEAYRGHDDPASHCYRGRTPRNDVMWGPAGHLYVYFVYGMHFCANVVCGVDGVPGAVLLRAAEVVDGADVVRARRPKARSAAVANGPAILTSALGLDRAHNGADLLDPKSPIRLLAGERVAPGEIRTGPRVGVAAAMDTPWRFWVDGSPAVSTYRRGGRVRPGR; from the coding sequence GTGACGGACAGGCTGGTCACCGCGGACGAACTGGCCATCGACCCGGTGGTCGCGGCACCCTTCCTGCTGGGCTGCGAGTTGGAGGCCGAGGGTCCCGACGGCACGGTCAGGGTGCGCCTGGTCGAGGTCGAGGCGTACCGCGGGCACGACGATCCGGCGTCGCACTGCTACCGCGGCCGCACCCCGCGCAACGACGTGATGTGGGGCCCGGCCGGTCACCTGTACGTGTACTTCGTTTACGGCATGCACTTCTGCGCGAACGTGGTGTGCGGTGTCGACGGCGTGCCGGGCGCGGTGCTGCTGCGCGCGGCGGAGGTGGTCGACGGCGCCGACGTGGTCCGCGCCCGCCGTCCGAAGGCGCGCTCCGCCGCGGTCGCGAACGGCCCGGCCATCCTGACCTCGGCACTGGGCCTCGACCGCGCGCACAACGGCGCCGACCTGCTCGACCCGAAGTCCCCGATCCGGCTGCTGGCCGGGGAGCGCGTCGCCCCCGGCGAGATCCGCACCGGCCCGCGCGTCGGCGTGGCCGCGGCGATGGACACGCCGTGGCGGTTCTGGGTGGACGGCTCACCCGCGGTGTCGACCTACCGGCGAGGCGGGCGGGTCCGGCCGGGGCGGTGA